In Babesia bovis T2Bo chromosome 3, whole genome shotgun sequence, the genomic window TAGACACTGATAGGCATACATCCCCATGGTTAGGTGTAAAAATTATGGTGTGTTAAACATTGTCATACATGTGTAACGCTGTGCGccatttgcgatatatgaCTTGAAACCTGGCAGCAGATACGTTTTCGCGGAGATTAGGTGTTTGAGGATCTTCACTAGTACGCTGATCAATAGGCACCTTTCTGATATAGTTTTGataaccctgtgtatattgTAAACATGTGAGCCGTTACCTACCTTTGTAGATTTTCCAATGGCAATATCTTTCAGGCGGCTGCAAATGCGTGAGTGCTGGCTGTCCTTAACCTTAGGTTTGGCATCGCACTGGTTAAACTGGTTCAGTAGTAGCGTCGATATCGTCTTTTGGTCTACCTTCTCCCTTTGGACATTGGGTTTCTTCGGTGGGTTCAACGGTTTCTGAGTTTGCTCGTCGAGATATATCCCCGAGGTACCCTGGTTAACAACATGCTGCCTCTTGGTATTCTCAGGTGACTTgtcatcatcttcttcgAATGCTAGCATATTACGATCATCCTTGTGTAATTTTAGTGTCTTCTCGCGGTGCTCTTTTTTAGATTGGTCCTTGGCAGTGGGTTTCTCATTGACCTTGTCACGTGGAGTTGATATAGTAGCACCGTCATGCGAAGCAGGCTTAATGATTTCGCCCCTAGGCGATGACTTAATAATAGTCTCGTTACTCTTAGACATTGTTTCGTCACTTTTAGAGTGAATTAGGCCCTTGCTGTCAATGCCGGAACTAGATGACTTCTCACGTGGTGAAAGGCTGTTGGATCCTATGTTACTATCAAGGTTAAGAAACCCAGAGAACGACACAACTGGGTTTGAACCCAGCGTACCGGACGATGCTAAGTTAACGTTGTTATTTCCGATAGGTCCAGGGGAAAGCGCACTATCATCAGTAGTTGCCATTTTACGATCAAGGAGCGCATCATCAATGTTACATGttattttcattttacGATCCAAATCCATTGTAACACCGGTACGTGCATCGTTAGCCATTGCATGGCCAGCACGCTCGATGAATGACTCATCAATTGCCAACGCATCAGCAGCTATGTCATC contains:
- a CDS encoding histone RNA hairpin-binding family protein; this translates as MTTCRWVDVVSSDSCASFGRTALLRMERASRMAGRNSEDKLTSDVDDSVLIKDDIAADALAIDESFIERAGHAMANDARTGVTMDLDRKMKITCNIDDALLDRKMATTDDSALSPGPIGNNNVNLASSGTLGSNPVVSFSGFLNLDSNIGSNSLSPREKSSSSGIDSKGLIHSKSDETMSKSNETIIKSSPRGEIIKPASHDGATISTPRDKVNEKPTAKDQSKKEHREKTLKLHKDDRNMLAFEEDDDKSPENTKRQHVVNQGTSGIYLDEQTQKPLNPPKKPNVQREKVDQKTISTLLLNQFNQCDAKPKVKDSQHSRICSRLKDIAIGKSTKGYQNYIRKVPIDQRTSEDPQTPNLRENVSAARFQVIYRKWRTALHMYDNV